The region TACTCCCCCTCGACTCTCGCCCCCCTCCGTCGCCGTTCGACCCAGCAGCGTGCCTCCTGCTACCTGGGGGAGGGCGTTGACATCCAGATGAGGCGTGAGTCGGGCCTGGGGGACTGTGACCCAGCTGGGTCTAAGGCTTCTCTGAACCAGCGCCGCTACTCCCTGGAGCTCCAACAGCTGGTCCGACGCCAGCAGCTCCTCTCCCAGCCTcctctgtcccactcctctggCCCCCCTCCGGcgtaccccatcccctcctcggGTTATGGCTCTGCTCCCCGCGGCGGGGCCATGGCTGAGCCACACTACCTTCCCGAGCCTGAGCGTCACAAACGCCTCTCCCTGCAGGAGGCGATGTTCTACAAGAGGCTGAGCACGGGAGGGGAGCTCTGGGAGAGCACCAGACCGGCCTCGCTCTCTCACTCCCCGCACCGGCCCTCTgagatgggtggaggaggagggttctTCTTCCCCCCAGGCCCAGCACTGAGCCCCTGCTCCTCCTTCAGCCTCCAGGAGTCGGTGCTGGTCAGTCCCAGGTCCAGCTTTGCCTCCAGTACAGCCAgcggtggagggggagggagccCTATGGGCAGCCGCTGTAGCAGCAACCGCACCAGTGGAATCAGCCTGGGCTATGACACGCGCTACTCAGCCTCCTCCACCATGGCACCGCAGCTGCAGTTCTCCTCCCTGCACACAGGGGGCTCCACCAGCGGACAGGGATACACGGTCTCAAGCAGGGCCGGGGCGCCCTCTGGGGCTGGAGGCTGGCAGGACTACCTGGACGGGGTCTTCTcacctggaggagcagggtttCAGGATAGCCGGCACTCATACCCACCTGCGTTGGGGAGCCCGGCGGCTGCCTGTTACCGGGCTGGGCCCGAGTGGTGGGATGAGAAGGGAGCAGGGGCAGCCCGAGGAGAGCAGACTGGCATGGGTGCTGCCGGGGAGCGGACGCGCTACTCGGACCTCCCGGGTACCCGCTACCAGGAGGAGCTGACACGCCTGTTGCTAAGAGATGCAGCGCTGGAGGGCGAGGGGCTACACATGGGCGGGCTGATGCTCAAAGAACAGGCCAATCCTCCAATCATTGCCCTCGCCAAGCTGGCAACACTCATCAATACGGCTACGGCTTCCAGACCAATCAAAGCCCAGGAGGAGCCGGGAACAGGGAGGGAGGCGTCGTCCGAGAATCGCCAGGAGTTCTTTGGTGAGATCATCAAACCTCTTCATCGCTGTCATCTTTATCACTTTGTTTTGTTAGTGT is a window of Salmo salar chromosome ssa18, Ssal_v3.1, whole genome shotgun sequence DNA encoding:
- the LOC106577795 gene encoding LIM domain-containing protein ajuba isoform X2, whose translation is MDRLGTKLLEKLKLTDSGSVKFASSKKKNELVNNINSNSNGNNSSGLPPSLNTATSSPSRPGQFSLTSPTSTEACGLASSGKGLGERVSSTQHLSTSITPQPTDCEHQPYSPSTLAPLRRRSTQQRASCYLGEGVDIQMRRESGLGDCDPAGSKASLNQRRYSLELQQLVRRQQLLSQPPLSHSSGPPPAYPIPSSGYGSAPRGGAMAEPHYLPEPERHKRLSLQEAMFYKRLSTGGELWESTRPASLSHSPHRPSEMGGGGGFFFPPGPALSPCSSFSLQESVLVSPRSSFASSTASGGGGGSPMGSRCSSNRTSGISLGYDTRYSASSTMAPQLQFSSLHTGGSTSGQGYTVSSRAGAPSGAGGWQDYLDGVFSPGGAGFQDSRHSYPPALGSPAAACYRAGPEWWDEKGAGAARGEQTGMGAAGERTRYSDLPGTRYQEELTRLLLRDAALEGEGLHMGGLMLKEQANPPIIALAKLATLINTATASRPIKAQEEPGTGREASSENRQEFFGTCVKCRKGVYGSDNACQALDSLYHTRCFTCVSCGRTLRNKDFYNVNGSVYCKEDYMFSGFQAAAEKCSVCGHLILEQILQAMGNSYHPGCFRCVVCSKALDGVSFTVDHLSNIYCVSDYNRTFAPKCAACFQPILPAEGSEEILRVVSMNKDYHFECYHCEDCGKQLSDQPGSQCFPLDSHLLCHSCHMMQVCASHNIPPHSTN
- the LOC106577795 gene encoding LIM domain-containing protein ajuba isoform X1, giving the protein MDRLGTKLLEKLKLTDSGSVKFASSKKKNELVNNINSNSNGNNSSGLPPSLNTATSSPSRPGQFSLTSPTSTEACGLASSGKGLGERVSSTQHLSTSITPQPTDCEHQPYSPSTLAPLRRRSTQQRASCYLGEGVDIQMRRESGLGDCDPAGSKASLNQRRYSLELQQLVRRQQLLSQPPLSHSSGPPPAYPIPSSGYGSAPRGGAMAEPHYLPEPERHKRLSLQEAMFYKRLSTGGELWESTRPASLSHSPHRPSEMGGGGGFFFPPGPALSPCSSFSLQESVLVSPRSSFASSTASGGGGGSPMGSRCSSNRTSGISLGYDTRYSASSTMAPQLQFSSLHTGGSTSGQGYTVSSRAGAPSGAGGWQDYLDGVFSPGGAGFQDSRHSYPPALGSPAAACYRAGPEWWDEKGAGAARGEQTGMGAAGERTRYSDLPGTRYQEELTRLLLRDAALEGEGLHMGGLMLKEQANPPIIALAKLATLINTATASRPIKAQEEPGTGREASSENRQEFFGTCVKCRKGVYGSDNACQALDSLYHTRCFTCVSCGRTLRNKDFYNVNGSVYCKEDYMFSGFQAAAEKCSVCGHLILEQQILQAMGNSYHPGCFRCVVCSKALDGVSFTVDHLSNIYCVSDYNRTFAPKCAACFQPILPAEGSEEILRVVSMNKDYHFECYHCEDCGKQLSDQPGSQCFPLDSHLLCHSCHMMQVCASHNIPPHSTN